The following are from one region of the Stanieria sp. NIES-3757 genome:
- a CDS encoding FAD dependent oxidoreductase, producing the protein MQTYDVVIIGAGHNGLVCASYLLKAGYSVVLLEKRSVPGGAATTEEALPDEAPGFKFNLCAIDHEFIHLGPVVEELELAKYGLEYLYCDPVTFCPHPDGKYFLAHKSVEKTCAEIARYNQRDAEKYGEFIDFWQRLTQGITPVFNAPPKSIVDIVGNYSWNNIQDLFSTLGGVDKTLDLVRTMLTSPKDSLEYWFDSEFLRAPLARLASEFGAPPSQKTIGIGSMMMSMRHHPGMARPRGGTGALTQALLNLVKDKGGVVLCDRSVESVLIGNNGKVEGVRVAGGEEYRANKGVISNIDAKRLFLQMLPETAAPELHERLKRRIVNNNETILKIDCALSEAPRFERFDHKDEYLIGSVLIADSVDHVEEAHALPTMGKIPDENPSMYLDVPTVLDPTMAPEGKHTLWIEFFAPYQIAGKEGTGLKGTGWTDELKNQVADRVIDKLADYAPNVKDAIIARRVESPAELGERLGAYKGNYYHIDMTLDQMVFFRPLPEIANYKTPIEGLYLTGAGTHPGGSISGMPGRNCARVFLSQQQSLGQKLKEAGDSLKESLESVFKPSK; encoded by the coding sequence ATGCAAACCTACGATGTCGTTATTATCGGTGCAGGTCACAATGGTTTAGTCTGTGCCTCTTATTTACTTAAAGCTGGTTATAGCGTGGTATTATTGGAGAAACGCTCTGTTCCTGGTGGAGCAGCCACCACAGAAGAAGCTTTACCCGATGAAGCACCAGGTTTTAAATTCAATCTTTGCGCGATCGATCATGAGTTTATTCACCTCGGGCCAGTAGTCGAAGAATTAGAATTAGCTAAATATGGTTTGGAATATCTTTATTGCGATCCAGTAACTTTTTGTCCCCACCCCGATGGCAAATATTTTCTCGCACATAAATCTGTAGAAAAAACTTGTGCAGAAATTGCTCGTTACAATCAAAGGGATGCCGAAAAGTATGGAGAATTTATCGATTTTTGGCAACGCTTGACTCAAGGTATTACACCTGTTTTTAATGCACCGCCTAAATCAATTGTTGATATCGTTGGCAATTATAGTTGGAATAATATTCAAGACTTATTTTCTACCCTTGGTGGTGTCGATAAAACTTTGGACTTGGTTCGTACTATGCTGACTAGTCCGAAAGATAGCTTAGAATACTGGTTTGATTCGGAATTTCTCCGCGCTCCCTTAGCCAGACTAGCTTCAGAATTTGGCGCACCTCCTTCCCAAAAAACTATCGGTATTGGCTCGATGATGATGTCGATGCGTCACCATCCAGGGATGGCAAGACCTCGTGGTGGTACAGGTGCATTGACTCAAGCCTTGCTTAATTTAGTTAAAGATAAAGGAGGCGTTGTTTTATGCGATCGCTCGGTAGAATCAGTTTTAATCGGTAATAACGGTAAAGTTGAAGGTGTTAGAGTCGCAGGAGGGGAAGAATATCGCGCTAACAAAGGCGTAATCTCAAATATCGATGCCAAACGATTGTTCCTCCAAATGCTTCCCGAAACAGCAGCACCTGAACTACACGAACGACTCAAACGGCGTATCGTTAACAATAACGAAACTATCCTCAAAATCGACTGTGCTTTATCTGAAGCACCTCGTTTTGAGAGATTTGACCATAAAGACGAATATCTAATTGGTTCAGTATTAATTGCTGACTCAGTAGATCACGTTGAAGAAGCCCACGCTTTACCTACTATGGGCAAAATTCCCGACGAAAATCCTTCGATGTATCTCGACGTTCCGACAGTATTAGATCCAACTATGGCACCCGAAGGTAAACATACCTTGTGGATTGAGTTTTTTGCTCCCTATCAAATTGCAGGTAAAGAAGGAACTGGTTTGAAGGGTACAGGTTGGACGGATGAATTGAAAAATCAAGTAGCCGATCGCGTGATTGATAAGTTAGCAGACTACGCACCTAATGTCAAAGATGCAATTATTGCTCGTCGGGTTGAAAGTCCCGCCGAATTAGGCGAACGTCTCGGTGCCTATAAAGGCAACTACTATCACATCGATATGACTCTCGATCAGATGGTATTTTTCCGTCCCCTACCAGAAATCGCTAACTATAAAACGCCCATTGAAGGACTTTATCTAACTGGGGCTGGTACTCATCCAGGTGGTTCAATTTCGGGAATGCCAGGACGTAATTGCGCCCGCGTATTTTTAAGTCAACAACAGTCTTTGGGACAAAAGCTCAAAGAAGCAGGCGATTCGTTGAAAGAGAGCTTAGAAAGCGTTTTTAAACCTTCAAAATAA
- a CDS encoding glycosyl transferase group 1 gives MNQNQSKFTTNKFVKKHVFLFLEIFTCEGGIQSYVKDIFQAYNYLNQSQSYQTEIFLLRDESGIENPYATEHLKFHYLKTLPPWRGRIKLALSLLTCLLLRRPQRVYCGHIKLATLTKTLCQPLGIPYTILTYGKEVWDPLPQNQRQALQQAASIWTISRYSCQRACQANQIDPSKVKILPCVVDGNLFTPGKKPLELIDKYGLGDAKVLMTVARLWSGDIYKGVDVTIRALPKILQSFPNVKYLAIGRGDDRPRLEQLAQDLGVAQQVVFAGFVPTEALVNHYRVADAYIMPSQEGFGIVYLEAMACGKPVLAGDADGSADPLQDGRLGWRVPHRDPEAVAAACLEILEGKDQRCDGQWLRKETLAKFSQEALTQQLQQLLASES, from the coding sequence GTGAATCAAAACCAATCAAAGTTTACTACTAACAAATTCGTAAAAAAACACGTATTTCTCTTCCTCGAAATATTTACCTGTGAGGGTGGTATTCAGTCTTATGTAAAAGATATTTTTCAAGCATATAACTATCTTAATCAATCTCAATCTTACCAAACTGAAATTTTTTTACTTCGTGATGAATCTGGGATAGAAAATCCTTATGCCACAGAACATTTAAAATTTCATTATTTAAAAACCCTACCACCTTGGCGAGGCAGAATTAAATTAGCCTTATCTTTATTAACTTGTTTATTACTACGTCGTCCTCAACGAGTTTATTGCGGTCATATTAAATTAGCAACTCTTACTAAAACTTTATGCCAACCATTGGGCATTCCTTATACTATTTTGACTTATGGCAAAGAAGTTTGGGACCCCCTTCCCCAAAATCAACGTCAAGCCTTACAACAAGCAGCCAGTATTTGGACAATTAGTCGTTATAGTTGCCAGCGCGCTTGTCAAGCCAATCAGATTGACCCCAGTAAAGTCAAAATTCTTCCCTGTGTTGTTGATGGTAATCTTTTTACTCCAGGTAAAAAACCTCTAGAATTAATCGACAAATATGGTTTGGGAGATGCCAAAGTCTTAATGACTGTGGCTAGATTATGGTCGGGGGATATTTACAAAGGGGTAGATGTGACAATTCGTGCCTTACCTAAAATTTTGCAAAGCTTTCCCAATGTTAAATATCTGGCGATCGGTCGCGGTGATGATCGCCCTCGTTTGGAACAATTAGCCCAAGATTTGGGAGTTGCCCAACAGGTTGTTTTTGCTGGTTTTGTTCCGACAGAAGCTTTGGTCAATCATTATCGAGTAGCGGATGCTTATATTATGCCTTCTCAAGAAGGATTTGGAATTGTTTATTTAGAAGCGATGGCCTGTGGTAAACCAGTATTAGCTGGCGATGCGGATGGTTCAGCCGATCCTTTACAGGATGGACGTTTAGGTTGGCGTGTCCCTCACCGCGATCCTGAAGCTGTTGCTGCTGCTTGTTTAGAGATTTTGGAAGGAAAAGATCAACGTTGTGATGGTCAATGGTTAAGAAAGGAAACCTTAGCTAAATTTAGTCAAGAGGCTTTAACACAACAATTACAACAGTTATTAGCCTCTGAGTCTTAG
- a CDS encoding hypothetical protein (conserved hypothetical protein): MSVFERFLNHPKNRRNAVILALLGAITPLAGLHKFYLGQPVWGVIYLLLWSTPMPRIACAIEAIWYLIQDQEQFEVQFNGFSSPSNNIAAGQQVSAIANALRELDQLREDGLLSEYEFEQKRRQLLERIS; the protein is encoded by the coding sequence ATGTCAGTATTTGAACGTTTCTTAAATCATCCTAAAAATCGTCGTAATGCCGTAATTTTAGCTCTTTTAGGGGCAATTACTCCTTTAGCTGGATTACACAAGTTTTACTTAGGACAACCTGTCTGGGGTGTAATTTATCTTCTCCTCTGGTCAACACCGATGCCAAGAATTGCTTGTGCTATTGAAGCCATTTGGTATCTAATTCAAGACCAAGAACAATTTGAAGTTCAGTTTAATGGTTTTAGTAGTCCTAGCAACAATATTGCAGCAGGTCAACAAGTAAGTGCGATCGCAAATGCTTTACGAGAATTAGACCAATTACGAGAAGATGGTTTACTTTCAGAATACGAGTTTGAACAGAAGCGTCGTCAACTTTTAGAAAGAATTAGTTAA
- a CDS encoding histidine kinase, translating to MGLGQSSFRRILLSRLLLLSVPVLLMGVYVTYRKARSAFLETARQNLTESAIRKGEIIKQSIDSLKTNLASASDADILKSNFSSNHQDFIGQLSEILPTNILCVQLTDLQTNKITATTCSERMKVEPNFWSPQKKQLLTTSDQINIKLLLPSTSLWREAQSVTEDPPQSQLKLWLTAPVYNRQGNLRYALSVKAAILNQERVEPGSLDGYPVVIDQNGVILAHPFIQRVGRNIQQMPDAHRLQSLLKNAIAGKPDFLHLFYLEKDGVELVAGYSSIPSPITQDLNQKWIILAVTPLDAALLPLKDIRQVLFIMTLCLILASSLATLYVSRELARPLEQLRDYALTKEHLHSRDRLPENFQIREFNQLSLALNEMVTRLKAWGEEIVSAWKEAQNANQLKSEFLATTSHELRTPLNGIINCIRFVKDGYCDDKEEEIEFLQQADDAAIHLLGIINDVLDISKIEAGKLSVILEKVDLAKIINEVIDLQTVPIQKKGLNFKTPKWKEDIFVNADPAKLKQILINIVGNAVKFTDYGSIIIDVKIKSNSSAIFYHAAHEQLLQSNFENHELFLSELCNPVAPIPEKNLNLNLENNHETELVGEKVVQEKSYLPSQVQQLIDPKIDGFSETPELDHDHYFPPTVVITVQDTGIGIDPTQQEKLFRPFVMVDGSTTRKFGGTGLGLAISRNLIELMGGKISLYSAGEGQGTMVTISIPLADNSNQESSK from the coding sequence ATGGGACTCGGTCAATCTTCATTTCGTCGAATTTTACTCTCAAGGCTCTTGCTGTTGAGTGTACCAGTATTATTGATGGGAGTTTATGTTACCTATAGAAAGGCTCGTTCGGCTTTTTTAGAAACTGCCCGTCAAAATTTAACTGAAAGTGCCATTAGAAAAGGAGAAATAATTAAACAATCAATTGATTCATTAAAAACTAATCTAGCTAGTGCAAGTGATGCCGATATTCTTAAATCCAATTTTTCTAGCAATCATCAAGATTTTATTGGTCAATTAAGCGAAATTTTACCAACTAATATTTTATGCGTTCAACTTACAGATTTACAGACTAATAAAATCACTGCTACTACCTGTTCGGAAAGGATGAAAGTCGAACCTAATTTTTGGTCGCCACAAAAAAAGCAACTTTTGACGACTTCCGATCAAATTAATATTAAACTGTTATTACCTTCAACATCTTTGTGGAGAGAAGCTCAAAGCGTTACTGAAGATCCGCCTCAAAGTCAACTCAAACTGTGGTTAACTGCGCCAGTTTATAATCGTCAAGGTAATTTGCGTTATGCCTTAAGTGTTAAAGCAGCAATTCTCAACCAAGAGCGAGTTGAACCTGGTTCTCTGGATGGTTATCCTGTTGTGATCGATCAAAACGGCGTGATTTTGGCACATCCGTTTATTCAAAGAGTTGGGCGCAATATTCAACAAATGCCCGATGCTCATCGTCTCCAAAGTCTTTTGAAAAATGCGATCGCAGGAAAACCAGATTTTCTTCATTTGTTTTATCTTGAAAAAGACGGTGTAGAGTTAGTGGCTGGTTATAGTTCTATTCCTAGTCCTATTACTCAAGATCTGAATCAAAAATGGATTATTTTAGCGGTTACTCCTTTAGACGCTGCTTTATTACCGCTGAAAGATATTCGTCAAGTTTTATTTATCATGACTTTGTGTCTGATTTTAGCTAGTTCTTTAGCTACTCTTTATGTATCTAGAGAATTGGCTCGTCCTTTAGAACAATTGCGAGATTATGCTCTGACTAAAGAACATTTGCATTCTCGCGATCGCCTTCCTGAAAATTTTCAAATTCGAGAATTTAATCAATTATCTTTAGCTCTTAATGAGATGGTAACCAGGTTAAAAGCTTGGGGAGAAGAAATCGTTTCTGCTTGGAAAGAAGCTCAAAATGCTAATCAATTAAAAAGTGAATTTTTGGCTACTACTTCTCACGAATTAAGAACTCCTCTAAATGGAATTATTAATTGTATTCGCTTTGTTAAAGATGGTTATTGTGATGACAAAGAAGAAGAAATCGAATTTTTACAACAAGCCGATGATGCTGCCATACATTTATTAGGAATTATTAATGATGTTTTAGATATTTCTAAAATTGAAGCAGGGAAGTTATCAGTAATTTTAGAAAAAGTTGATTTGGCAAAAATTATTAATGAAGTCATTGATTTACAAACAGTTCCCATTCAGAAAAAAGGATTAAATTTTAAAACTCCTAAATGGAAAGAAGATATTTTTGTCAATGCCGACCCTGCTAAACTAAAACAAATATTAATTAATATTGTGGGAAATGCGGTAAAATTTACCGACTATGGCAGCATTATTATTGATGTAAAAATTAAGTCAAACTCTTCGGCTATTTTTTATCACGCTGCTCATGAACAACTACTTCAAAGTAATTTTGAAAATCATGAATTATTTTTATCAGAATTATGCAATCCAGTTGCACCAATTCCAGAAAAAAATCTTAATTTAAATTTAGAAAATAATCACGAAACTGAATTAGTTGGAGAAAAAGTAGTTCAGGAAAAAAGTTATTTACCAAGTCAAGTTCAGCAGTTGATCGATCCTAAAATTGATGGGTTTTCCGAGACACCCGAATTAGACCACGATCATTATTTTCCTCCTACTGTCGTGATCACAGTTCAAGATACAGGCATAGGAATAGATCCGACTCAACAAGAAAAACTTTTTCGTCCGTTTGTGATGGTAGATGGTTCAACAACTCGTAAATTTGGCGGTACGGGGTTAGGTTTAGCAATTTCGCGTAATCTGATTGAATTGATGGGAGGAAAAATTAGTTTATATAGTGCAGGAGAAGGACAGGGAACGATGGTAACTATCAGTATTCCTTTAGCAGACAATTCTAATCAAGAGTCTTCAAAATAG
- a CDS encoding bifunctional deaminase-reductase-like protein has product MNSNYRPDTTVILAMTADGKIADYKRSPARFGSLQDKTHLEEQVALVDAVLFGAGTLRAYGTTLSITNPQLLQQRQQQHLSAQPLQIVVSASGKLNSQLRFFSQPVPRWLITTAKGAKLWQERQKFEQILIADLIQLNPWQTILKQLKELGINRLAILGGGELVASLLTENLIDQLWLTVCPVIFGGRDAPTPVEGEGFLATQATKLQLVSVKQIEQEVFLHYLVKRSPGN; this is encoded by the coding sequence GTGAACTCTAATTATCGTCCCGATACCACTGTTATTTTAGCCATGACTGCTGATGGCAAGATTGCTGATTATAAGAGATCGCCTGCTCGTTTTGGTTCATTACAAGATAAAACTCATTTGGAGGAGCAAGTTGCTTTAGTTGATGCAGTCTTATTTGGTGCAGGAACTTTACGTGCTTATGGCACAACTTTATCGATCACTAATCCTCAATTATTACAACAACGGCAACAACAACATCTTTCCGCTCAACCATTACAAATCGTTGTTTCTGCTTCTGGAAAATTGAATTCTCAACTGCGTTTTTTTTCTCAACCTGTACCGCGTTGGTTGATTACTACTGCTAAGGGAGCTAAATTATGGCAGGAGCGACAAAAATTTGAACAGATCTTGATTGCCGATTTGATTCAACTCAATCCTTGGCAAACTATCTTAAAACAATTAAAAGAATTAGGAATCAATCGATTAGCTATCCTAGGCGGAGGAGAATTAGTTGCTTCTTTATTAACAGAAAATTTAATCGATCAATTGTGGTTAACTGTTTGTCCAGTTATTTTTGGTGGTAGAGACGCACCTACCCCAGTCGAAGGAGAAGGTTTTTTAGCGACCCAAGCCACTAAATTACAATTAGTTAGTGTTAAACAAATCGAACAGGAAGTTTTTTTACATTATCTAGTTAAGCGATCGCCTGGAAATTAA
- a CDS encoding PBS lyase HEAT domain protein repeat-containing protein has product MSITPESVGELLNSDDFGDRIRGINLLRQIEPDIAFELVKPIVKDQNTRVRYAAISQLDTVGINNPTAALELLRDRLFNDPEADVQAAAADAIAGLKLTEAYDDLALLYHQTSDWLIQFSIVAALGELGEPRGFDLLQEALTSDNNLLQTAAIGALGELGDPRAVQLLIPFVDHEDWQIRYRLAQALGRLGGEAAQEAIAQLSQDSVEQVAHEASINLNQ; this is encoded by the coding sequence ATGAGCATTACACCAGAATCTGTAGGCGAGTTACTCAATTCTGACGATTTCGGCGATCGCATTCGGGGGATTAATTTACTAAGGCAAATTGAACCAGACATAGCTTTTGAATTAGTTAAACCAATTGTCAAAGATCAAAATACTCGTGTTCGTTATGCAGCAATTAGCCAATTAGATACAGTCGGGATTAATAATCCTACTGCTGCTCTTGAACTTTTACGCGATCGCTTATTTAACGATCCTGAAGCAGATGTTCAAGCTGCTGCTGCCGATGCTATTGCTGGTTTAAAACTCACAGAAGCTTATGACGATTTAGCCTTACTTTATCACCAAACTTCAGACTGGCTAATTCAGTTTAGTATTGTCGCTGCTTTGGGTGAACTAGGCGAACCTCGTGGTTTTGATTTATTACAAGAAGCTCTCACTTCAGATAATAATTTATTACAAACTGCTGCTATCGGTGCTTTGGGCGAATTAGGCGATCCTCGCGCTGTACAATTGTTAATTCCTTTTGTCGATCATGAAGATTGGCAAATTCGTTATCGTTTAGCGCAAGCTTTAGGTAGATTAGGAGGTGAAGCAGCTCAAGAGGCGATCGCCCAATTGAGCCAAGATTCAGTTGAACAAGTTGCTCATGAAGCCAGCATTAATTTAAATCAATAA
- a CDS encoding LysR family transcriptional regulator, producing the protein MFSNLDLQHLQTFLVVAEEMNFGRAAERLHIAQPPLSRQIQRLEKNLGVELFNRSKPQIQLTSAGKVFVREATKILKQVDLGVQLTQRASRGEIGKLAIAFEGSSLSDLVPRSIQSFRQQFPEVEILIQEMPTKQQIQALLEERIDLGFIVPQQQLDNLMSEIILEESLVVAIAKDHPLASQEKIEIGQLQQESFLVGFNDGSCGLDRTVIQVCQQAGFEPKLMSVTNEMQLILGFISTGMGVALLPNSIRNIQRKGVVYLPLQSSTVTSSLAIAWREDTPCSTLDNFLNIVRTKK; encoded by the coding sequence ATGTTTTCTAATCTCGATTTACAGCATCTTCAAACCTTTTTAGTAGTGGCAGAAGAAATGAATTTTGGACGTGCAGCAGAAAGACTGCATATTGCTCAACCGCCTTTATCTCGTCAAATACAGCGTTTAGAAAAAAACTTGGGAGTAGAACTTTTTAATCGTAGTAAACCACAAATTCAGTTAACTTCGGCAGGAAAAGTATTTGTTAGAGAAGCCACCAAGATTCTGAAACAGGTAGATTTAGGAGTACAGTTAACCCAAAGAGCAAGTCGTGGAGAAATTGGTAAACTAGCGATCGCTTTTGAAGGGAGTTCTCTATCCGATTTAGTTCCTCGCTCAATTCAATCGTTTCGTCAACAATTTCCTGAAGTAGAAATTTTGATTCAAGAAATGCCTACTAAACAACAAATTCAGGCGTTACTCGAAGAAAGGATCGATCTGGGTTTTATCGTTCCGCAACAGCAGTTAGATAATTTAATGAGTGAAATTATTCTCGAAGAATCTTTAGTCGTTGCGATCGCAAAAGATCATCCTTTAGCTAGCCAGGAAAAAATTGAGATTGGACAATTACAACAGGAATCTTTTTTAGTTGGTTTTAATGATGGTAGTTGTGGGTTGGATCGAACCGTAATTCAAGTTTGTCAACAGGCAGGTTTTGAACCCAAATTAATGTCTGTTACCAATGAAATGCAATTAATTTTAGGTTTTATTTCCACAGGAATGGGAGTAGCTTTATTACCCAATTCGATTAGAAATATTCAAAGAAAAGGAGTTGTTTATCTTCCCCTTCAATCTTCAACGGTGACTAGTTCTTTAGCTATTGCTTGGCGAGAAGATACCCCTTGTTCGACTCTGGATAATTTTCTAAATATCGTTAGAACTAAAAAATAA
- a CDS encoding Nitroreductase, translated as MPKPTLTLTEAIEQRRAARSFKSDPIPTEILQEILRLGTRSPSGFNLQPWRFIVVREQANKDKLRACAFDQRQVSEAPIVLICCGNRSMNRSEYIESIIQLGLDAGAMNDNYANYLRSAIPQLFDNHTSFGSLEAWTNRHTMLAVAHLMIVAKSFGVDSCPMEGFITSQVKEAFNIPEEVDVCCLVPMGYADEPFKAYGGRFEIEQVCYSETYGDRLKL; from the coding sequence ATGCCTAAACCAACATTAACTTTAACAGAAGCAATCGAACAAAGACGCGCTGCTCGTTCATTTAAAAGCGATCCTATTCCCACAGAAATATTACAAGAAATCTTACGTTTAGGAACTCGTTCCCCTTCAGGATTTAATTTACAACCTTGGCGTTTTATTGTTGTTCGAGAACAAGCCAATAAAGATAAACTTCGCGCTTGTGCTTTCGATCAACGTCAAGTTAGTGAAGCACCAATCGTTTTAATTTGTTGTGGTAACCGCAGTATGAATCGTTCGGAATACATCGAATCTATTATTCAATTAGGACTTGATGCAGGTGCAATGAACGACAATTATGCTAACTACTTGCGTTCGGCAATTCCTCAACTATTTGATAATCATACTTCGTTTGGTTCCCTCGAAGCCTGGACAAACCGACATACTATGTTAGCTGTAGCTCATTTGATGATTGTAGCTAAAAGCTTTGGTGTTGATAGTTGTCCGATGGAAGGATTTATCACCTCACAAGTTAAAGAAGCATTTAACATTCCTGAAGAAGTTGATGTTTGTTGTTTAGTCCCGATGGGATATGCCGATGAACCCTTCAAAGCCTACGGAGGCAGATTTGAGATCGAACAAGTTTGTTACAGCGAAACTTATGGCGATCGCTTGAAACTGTAA
- a CDS encoding Pirin domain protein, producing the protein MITIRPGQERGHVQLAWLDSHHTFSFGSYYDPRHVHFRELRVINEDIIKAGTGFGTHGHQDMEIITYVMSGELTHRDSIGNQAAITAGELQRMTAGTGIQHSEYNLSSDEAVHLLQIWIFPEQQGLEPGYEQKQFSIQEREGKWQLLASRDSREGSLLIHQDVDLLATRLSSGETINYALLPNRFAWLQVTQGKLTINGHSVEAGDGLAVSQESELVLQAVTDTEVLLFDLA; encoded by the coding sequence ATGATTACTATTCGTCCCGGACAAGAAAGAGGTCATGTTCAATTAGCCTGGCTAGATAGTCACCACACCTTTTCATTTGGTAGCTATTACGATCCTCGTCACGTTCATTTTCGTGAATTAAGAGTCATCAATGAAGACATAATTAAAGCTGGTACTGGTTTTGGCACTCACGGACATCAAGATATGGAAATCATTACCTATGTCATGAGTGGAGAGTTAACTCACCGAGACAGTATTGGTAATCAAGCTGCCATTACCGCAGGGGAATTACAACGGATGACGGCAGGTACGGGAATTCAACATAGTGAATACAATCTTTCCTCCGATGAAGCCGTTCATTTATTGCAAATTTGGATTTTCCCAGAACAACAAGGTTTAGAACCTGGTTACGAACAAAAACAATTTTCAATCCAAGAAAGAGAAGGAAAATGGCAACTCTTAGCTAGTCGCGACAGTAGAGAAGGTTCTTTATTGATTCATCAAGATGTTGATTTACTAGCAACTCGCTTATCATCAGGTGAAACAATTAATTATGCTCTTTTACCCAATCGATTTGCTTGGCTACAAGTAACTCAAGGTAAATTGACAATTAATGGTCATTCTGTAGAAGCAGGAGATGGTTTAGCAGTAAGCCAAGAATCAGAATTAGTTCTACAAGCAGTCACCGATACAGAAGTGTTATTGTTTGACTTGGCATAA
- a CDS encoding putative transposase, whose protein sequence is MVTPRREASSTVSFIDHYCQAYQELFSDVRNYEAFKLIHLGMLSEIPRKSLPKIARAVGLKDSQGLNYFLSEAHWNVEKIREIRLWLTKLLIGERKITLCIDETGDVKKGKTTDYVARQYIGNLGKTKNGIVSVNAYAVVEGITYPLLFKIFKPNKCLKAEDTYKTKPQLAVEIIKELQKWNFNIKLILADSLYGESGDVITVLEQLNLEYIVAIRSNHKVWMFGDEKKKYNRWQAYQQKLSRKKSETRYIREIIFGTRKHIRFYQISKQDDKNPEPKDTWFIMTNKKGKIATTIASEYSLRNWIEYAFKQVKNELGWADFRVTDYHGIERWWELIMSTYFLVSLQANYFQLETIVPDANSQVSTLKSVSSFPFSNHQAWDSGAGWKSSLNNLRLIIQPLIFFSLIQPWLSVFPNQHLQLGFSKLINIMNRFRGSPFPQSQFLEYSFSVAC, encoded by the coding sequence ATGGTGACACCACGAAGAGAAGCATCATCAACAGTGAGTTTTATCGATCACTATTGTCAAGCCTACCAAGAGCTATTCTCTGATGTGAGAAATTATGAAGCATTCAAATTAATACATTTAGGAATGCTATCAGAAATACCTAGAAAGTCGCTACCAAAGATAGCAAGAGCGGTAGGATTAAAAGATAGTCAAGGATTAAATTATTTTCTATCTGAAGCTCATTGGAATGTAGAAAAAATACGAGAAATTAGATTATGGTTGACTAAATTATTGATTGGAGAAAGAAAAATAACTCTTTGTATTGATGAAACAGGAGATGTCAAGAAAGGAAAAACAACTGATTATGTAGCCAGACAGTATATTGGTAATTTAGGAAAGACAAAAAATGGAATTGTGTCGGTTAATGCTTATGCAGTAGTAGAGGGAATAACATACCCTTTACTTTTTAAAATATTTAAGCCGAACAAATGCCTCAAAGCAGAAGATACATATAAAACCAAACCACAACTAGCTGTAGAAATAATCAAGGAATTACAAAAATGGAACTTTAACATCAAGTTAATATTAGCTGATAGTTTGTATGGAGAAAGTGGAGATGTAATTACAGTTTTGGAGCAATTGAATCTGGAGTATATTGTGGCAATTCGCTCTAACCATAAGGTTTGGATGTTCGGCGATGAGAAAAAAAAATATAATCGATGGCAAGCTTATCAACAAAAATTATCTCGAAAGAAGAGCGAAACTAGATACATTAGAGAAATTATTTTTGGCACAAGAAAACATATTCGTTTCTATCAAATAAGTAAACAAGACGACAAAAACCCTGAACCAAAAGATACTTGGTTTATTATGACGAATAAAAAAGGCAAAATTGCCACCACAATTGCTTCAGAATATAGTTTGAGAAACTGGATTGAATATGCGTTTAAACAAGTCAAAAATGAACTTGGTTGGGCAGATTTTCGAGTTACAGATTATCACGGTATAGAACGCTGGTGGGAATTAATTATGAGTACTTATTTTTTAGTAAGTCTTCAAGCTAATTATTTTCAATTAGAGACGATTGTTCCCGATGCCAATTCTCAAGTCTCTACTCTTAAATCAGTTTCTTCTTTTCCTTTCTCTAATCATCAGGCGTGGGATTCTGGTGCTGGTTGGAAAAGTTCTTTAAATAACTTGCGCTTAATTATTCAACCATTAATCTTTTTCTCTCTTATTCAACCTTGGCTATCCGTATTTCCTAATCAACATCTTCAACTTGGTTTTTCTAAGTTAATCAACATTATGAATCGCTTTCGTGGTTCTCCTTTTCCTCAAAGTCAATTTTTAGAGTATTCGTTCTCTGTTGCTTGCTAA